From the Pseudomonas baltica genome, one window contains:
- a CDS encoding acyl-CoA dehydrogenase family protein, with protein MSNYLQFNDALPQLLALADTFRDAGAHADREGVAPKQSLQTLHAKGLLHVTHSQALGGPDGSLKGRQPELFLNMLRTLCRADSATGHCFQLHNHALWQLETVGTPEQIELFVKPALARFSIFSAVGSEPGRVNMYEMKTRAVRVDGGWLVNGVKNFVTNGTIADLIITSVALDGVEGYLDNLQMMLIRPDMPGVSWDDAWYQPHGMRGARSPIMRLENVFVPDNHLLGEPGAFARQRWQGRFHLGFAANYLGTTEGLFDWYLGYQRGRNKGSDAYTQLRVGEVKMQIDAAAALFDRAVQSWRGDDVVQSELTSMGAKSIAARTAFNTLQAVLLSAGATAQFEEHPLGRIARNIETFVVHAGHDRTAQIIGQAQLGASFDSTLQR; from the coding sequence ATGTCCAACTACCTGCAATTCAATGACGCGCTGCCGCAACTGCTGGCTCTGGCCGACACCTTCCGCGATGCCGGCGCCCATGCCGACCGCGAAGGCGTGGCCCCCAAGCAGAGCCTGCAGACCCTGCACGCCAAAGGCCTGTTGCACGTCACCCATTCCCAGGCCCTCGGCGGCCCGGATGGCAGCCTCAAGGGCCGCCAGCCCGAGCTGTTCCTCAACATGCTGCGCACCCTGTGCCGCGCCGACAGCGCCACCGGCCATTGCTTCCAGTTGCACAACCACGCGCTGTGGCAACTGGAAACCGTCGGCACCCCGGAGCAGATCGAACTGTTCGTCAAACCGGCGCTGGCCAGGTTCAGCATCTTTTCGGCCGTGGGTAGCGAGCCGGGCCGAGTCAACATGTATGAAATGAAAACCCGTGCGGTGCGCGTAGACGGCGGCTGGTTGGTCAACGGCGTGAAGAACTTCGTCACCAACGGTACGATCGCCGACCTGATCATCACCTCCGTGGCGCTGGACGGTGTCGAGGGCTATCTCGATAACCTGCAGATGATGCTGATCCGCCCGGACATGCCCGGCGTCAGCTGGGACGACGCCTGGTATCAACCCCACGGCATGCGCGGCGCGCGCAGCCCGATCATGCGCCTGGAGAACGTCTTCGTGCCCGACAACCACCTGCTCGGCGAGCCCGGCGCTTTCGCCCGTCAGCGCTGGCAGGGGCGTTTCCACCTGGGTTTTGCAGCCAACTACCTGGGCACGACCGAGGGCCTGTTCGATTGGTACCTGGGCTATCAGCGCGGCCGCAACAAGGGCAGCGACGCCTACACCCAACTGCGCGTCGGCGAAGTGAAGATGCAGATCGACGCCGCTGCGGCGCTGTTCGATCGCGCGGTACAAAGCTGGCGCGGGGACGACGTGGTGCAGTCCGAGCTGACCTCCATGGGTGCCAAGTCCATCGCTGCGCGCACTGCGTTCAACACCCTGCAGGCCGTGTTGCTCTCGGCGGGTGCTACCGCGCAGTTCGAAGAGCATCCACTGGGGCGCATCGCGCGCAATATCGAGACCTTCGTGGTGCATGCTGGCCACGACCGTACCGCGCAGATCATCGGCCAGGCGCAATTGGGCGCCAGCTTCGATTCCACCTTGCAACGCTGA
- a CDS encoding alpha/beta hydrolase encodes MFAGFEKHLRHVNGVDIAYRIGGNGPGLLLLHGHPQTHVIWHKVAERLAEHFTVVAADLRGYGDSARPPISDGAGHYSKREMAVDNVELMRALGFDSFSVLAHDRGARVAHRLALDHSAAVRRMVLLDIAPTLAMYEQTSEAFARAYWHWFFLIRPTPLPETLIEADPPLYLRSVMGSRSAGLAPFTDEAFGEYLRCLQRPGSAQSICEDYRASAGIDLEHDRADIAAGHSLALPLLVLWGQDGTVGRCFKPLEEWQKVALDVRGKALPCGHYVAEEAPELLLAEALAFLR; translated from the coding sequence ATGTTTGCTGGATTCGAGAAACATCTGCGTCACGTCAATGGCGTCGACATCGCCTACCGCATCGGCGGTAACGGCCCGGGCTTGCTGCTGTTGCACGGCCACCCGCAAACCCACGTGATCTGGCACAAGGTCGCCGAGCGACTGGCCGAACATTTCACCGTGGTGGCGGCCGACTTGCGCGGTTATGGCGACAGCGCCAGGCCTCCCATCAGCGACGGAGCCGGCCATTACAGCAAACGCGAAATGGCTGTCGACAATGTCGAATTGATGCGTGCACTCGGCTTCGACAGCTTCAGCGTGCTGGCCCACGACCGCGGTGCACGGGTCGCCCATCGTCTGGCGCTGGACCACAGCGCAGCCGTGCGGCGCATGGTGCTGCTGGACATCGCCCCAACGCTGGCGATGTACGAGCAGACCAGCGAAGCCTTTGCCCGTGCCTATTGGCACTGGTTCTTCCTGATCCGTCCGACGCCATTGCCCGAAACGCTGATCGAGGCCGACCCGCCGCTGTATCTGCGCAGCGTGATGGGCAGCCGCAGCGCGGGCCTGGCGCCGTTTACCGATGAAGCGTTCGGCGAATACCTGCGCTGCCTGCAGCGGCCTGGCAGCGCGCAATCGATCTGTGAGGACTACCGCGCCAGCGCAGGCATCGATCTGGAACATGATCGCGCCGATATCGCCGCCGGCCATTCCCTTGCGCTGCCGTTGCTGGTGCTGTGGGGTCAGGACGGCACGGTCGGGCGCTGCTTCAAGCCGCTCGAAGAGTGGCAGAAAGTCGCCCTGGATGTACGCGGCAAGGCGCTGCCGTGCGGCCATTATGTTGCCGAGGAAGCGCCCGAATTACTGCTGGCCGAGGCTTTGGCCTTTTTGCGCTAG
- the leuC gene encoding 3-isopropylmalate dehydratase large subunit produces the protein MNPARTLYDKHIDSHRVCDLDDQGHVLLYVDRQVINEYTSPQAFSGLRAAERSVWRPGTALAVVDHVNPTAPQRVAQMPDPGGARQVSYLAENCHDFGIELLDILDKRQGIEHVIAPEQGFVLPGMVIAAGDSHTTTYGALGAFGFGIGTSEIEHLLASQTLVYKRLKSMRVRVDGALAPGLTAKDVIMALIRQIGTAGASGYAIEFCGSTIDALSVEARMTVCNMAVEAGARGAFMAPDDKVFAYLEDKPRAPKGELWIQALASWQHLHSDADARFDREVALDASTLEPMVTWGTSPDQAAPISGCVPDPQGVSDLILRQDMHRALQYMGLDAGTPLSDIVISHAFIGSCTNARIEDLRDAARVVRGLRVASHVRAIIVPGSTEVRERAQAEGLAQIFIDAGFEWRQSGCSMCLAMNDDVLAPGDRCASSTNRNFEGRQGAGARTHLMSPAMVAAAAIAGHLTDIRHAGVRP, from the coding sequence TTGAACCCCGCCAGAACGCTCTACGACAAACACATCGACTCCCATCGCGTCTGCGACCTGGACGACCAGGGCCACGTGCTGCTGTACGTCGATCGCCAGGTGATCAACGAATACACCAGCCCCCAAGCCTTCAGCGGCCTGCGCGCGGCCGAACGCTCGGTCTGGCGCCCCGGTACCGCCCTGGCCGTGGTCGACCACGTCAACCCCACCGCCCCGCAACGTGTCGCGCAAATGCCTGATCCGGGCGGCGCCCGGCAGGTCTCCTACCTGGCCGAAAACTGCCACGACTTCGGGATCGAACTGCTCGACATCCTCGACAAGCGCCAGGGCATCGAACACGTGATCGCGCCGGAGCAGGGCTTCGTCCTGCCAGGCATGGTGATTGCCGCCGGTGACAGCCACACCACCACCTATGGCGCGCTAGGGGCCTTCGGTTTCGGTATCGGCACCTCGGAAATCGAGCACTTGCTGGCCTCGCAAACGCTGGTCTACAAGCGCCTGAAAAGCATGCGCGTGCGAGTCGATGGCGCGCTCGCCCCAGGGCTGACTGCCAAGGACGTGATCATGGCGCTGATTCGCCAGATCGGCACGGCCGGCGCCAGTGGCTACGCCATCGAATTCTGTGGGTCGACCATCGATGCGCTCAGCGTCGAAGCACGCATGACTGTCTGTAACATGGCGGTCGAAGCAGGTGCGCGCGGTGCTTTCATGGCGCCGGATGATAAAGTCTTCGCCTATCTCGAGGACAAACCCCGCGCGCCCAAAGGCGAGTTGTGGATTCAGGCACTTGCCAGCTGGCAGCACCTGCACAGCGATGCCGACGCACGCTTCGACCGCGAAGTCGCCCTGGACGCCAGCACCCTGGAGCCCATGGTCACCTGGGGCACCAGCCCGGACCAGGCCGCGCCCATCAGCGGTTGCGTGCCCGACCCGCAAGGGGTCAGCGACCTGATCCTGCGCCAGGACATGCACCGCGCCTTGCAGTACATGGGCCTCGATGCCGGCACGCCGCTCAGCGATATCGTCATCAGCCACGCCTTCATCGGCTCCTGCACCAACGCGCGGATCGAGGACCTGCGTGACGCCGCCCGCGTGGTGCGTGGCCTGCGGGTCGCCAGCCATGTGCGAGCGATCATCGTGCCGGGCTCCACCGAAGTGCGCGAGCGGGCACAGGCCGAAGGGCTGGCGCAGATCTTCATCGACGCGGGCTTCGAATGGCGGCAGTCCGGCTGCTCCATGTGCCTGGCGATGAACGACGACGTGCTGGCCCCCGGCGACCGCTGCGCGTCCAGCACCAACCGCAACTTCGAAGGCCGTCAAGGCGCCGGTGCGCGCACCCACCTGATGAGCCCGGCCATGGTCGCCGCCGCCGCGATCGCCGGCCATCTCACCGATATCCGCCATGCTGGAGTGCGCCCATGA
- a CDS encoding extracellular solute-binding protein, which translates to MFKPSWLSAALLLGASYTAVAHAEDWNQVVAAAEKEGSLTLLGPAIQPYRQAIEQFQAAYPKIRLEYTGITSPEFEARIRNERRVNRYLWDLTIQGFSGSAFTQQLPEGWYDPIRALITQPAVLADNNWLGGFAAGFLDKQQAYVYAFQAGKQNNVNIDRSKVSEADLNKLEGLLDPKWKGKIAILDPRTRGSGHLITLLQTTLGSDKARQFLTQQQPVLASSNRQLQDWVAQGAYPITSGLSPSEIATLKDQGLAESVQALQTPPERTAWTPGWGAIALLHQAPHPNAAKVFVNWFLAQPAQADWAARGFVNSRRTDVKPGLAASVLTAEGFEKGLTFNSEANADKALQATKLAQDALQ; encoded by the coding sequence ATGTTCAAACCTTCATGGCTCAGCGCCGCATTGCTGCTGGGAGCCTCGTACACCGCCGTCGCCCATGCCGAAGACTGGAACCAGGTGGTCGCCGCCGCCGAGAAAGAAGGCTCGCTGACCTTGCTCGGCCCGGCCATCCAGCCGTATCGCCAAGCCATCGAGCAGTTCCAGGCGGCGTACCCGAAAATCCGCCTGGAATACACCGGCATCACCTCGCCGGAATTCGAAGCGCGGATCCGCAACGAACGGCGCGTCAATCGCTACCTCTGGGACCTGACCATCCAAGGCTTCAGCGGCTCGGCGTTCACTCAGCAACTGCCCGAAGGCTGGTATGACCCGATCCGTGCGCTGATCACCCAGCCGGCGGTGCTGGCCGACAACAATTGGTTGGGTGGTTTCGCTGCCGGCTTCCTCGACAAGCAGCAGGCCTATGTCTATGCCTTCCAGGCCGGCAAGCAGAACAACGTCAACATCGACCGCAGCAAGGTGTCCGAGGCCGATCTGAATAAGCTCGAAGGCCTGCTCGACCCGAAATGGAAAGGCAAGATCGCTATCCTCGATCCGCGTACCCGCGGCAGCGGCCACTTGATCACCCTGCTGCAAACCACCCTCGGTAGCGACAAGGCGCGCCAATTCCTCACCCAGCAACAACCGGTGCTGGCTTCCAGCAACCGCCAGTTGCAGGACTGGGTGGCGCAAGGCGCCTACCCGATCACCTCGGGGTTGAGCCCGTCGGAAATCGCCACCCTCAAGGACCAAGGCCTGGCCGAATCGGTGCAGGCACTGCAGACGCCGCCCGAGCGCACCGCCTGGACGCCGGGCTGGGGCGCCATCGCCTTGCTGCATCAGGCACCGCATCCGAATGCTGCCAAGGTGTTCGTCAACTGGTTCCTGGCGCAACCGGCCCAGGCCGACTGGGCCGCCCGCGGCTTCGTCAACTCGCGACGCACCGATGTGAAACCCGGTTTGGCTGCCAGTGTGCTGACCGCCGAAGGCTTCGAGAAGGGCCTGACCTTCAACTCCGAGGCCAATGCCGACAAGGCCCTCCAAGCCACCAAGCTGGCCCAGGACGCGCTGCAATGA
- a CDS encoding iron ABC transporter permease, protein MTVSSKVSPRLQWRRSAQGPRWQGLIYGALVVVFLALTVLPLLAMLQGSLQSELQGVSSWSLDGWRTLLREPRIVSALGNTLSLTLVSQAIALPLSIGLAWLLGRTDLPGKRGFEFAFWVSFFLPALAVVQGWTLLLDPNNGVLNHWLMHTFGLASAPLDIYSWGGIVFAHLATTTVSAKVMMLTPAFQSMDARYEEAALMAGDNRFQALCKVTLPLLKPALLVTAIMGVIRALESFEIELVLGGPKRIDVYSTLIYDMTRYDPINFASAFALGILIVVVMAMLAWLSRRSGRGVQHVTVSSQARPTVMALGRWRWPLAALVGAFALLLTLVPLVFLVVSSLMRRFGFFNLRQPWTLDHWHSVLGDPIFLGAVRNTLVIAAGSAVLTAALSLAVAYSIVRSRRAGRALLEFAAWLPFSIPGVLASLAMLWLILHSGLNSLYGSTISLIVTVTLASITLGVQLIRSQLLQLSNELEEAAWISGASAWRAIWSIVVPLCARSIVVVAVMAFISAARDIGHLSLLVSSDNQPLSLLQLQYIAEGRSEASAVIGVLIAAMAIVAALIARRLGYRPETRQR, encoded by the coding sequence ATGACCGTCAGCAGCAAAGTGTCGCCCCGCCTCCAGTGGCGGCGCAGTGCCCAGGGGCCGCGCTGGCAGGGCCTGATCTATGGTGCGCTGGTGGTGGTGTTCCTGGCCCTGACCGTGCTGCCGTTGCTGGCCATGCTGCAAGGCAGCCTGCAAAGCGAGCTGCAGGGCGTCAGCAGTTGGAGCCTCGACGGCTGGCGCACCCTGCTGCGCGAGCCGCGGATTGTGTCGGCGCTCGGCAACACCTTGAGCCTGACGCTGGTCAGCCAGGCCATTGCCTTGCCCTTGAGCATTGGTCTGGCCTGGCTGCTCGGGCGTACCGATCTGCCCGGCAAGCGCGGCTTCGAGTTTGCCTTCTGGGTGTCGTTCTTCCTGCCGGCGCTGGCGGTGGTGCAGGGCTGGACACTGCTGCTCGACCCGAATAACGGCGTGCTCAACCACTGGCTGATGCACACCTTCGGCCTCGCCAGCGCACCCCTGGACATCTACAGCTGGGGCGGCATCGTGTTCGCGCACCTGGCCACCACCACCGTGTCGGCCAAGGTGATGATGCTCACCCCGGCCTTCCAGAGCATGGATGCGCGTTATGAAGAAGCCGCGCTGATGGCCGGCGACAATCGCTTCCAGGCGCTGTGCAAAGTGACCTTGCCGTTGCTCAAGCCGGCGCTGCTGGTGACCGCGATCATGGGTGTGATCCGCGCCTTGGAATCGTTCGAAATCGAGCTGGTGCTGGGCGGCCCCAAGCGCATCGATGTGTACAGCACGCTGATCTACGACATGACCCGCTACGACCCGATCAACTTCGCCAGCGCCTTTGCCCTCGGCATCCTGATCGTGGTGGTCATGGCGATGCTGGCCTGGCTGTCGCGGCGCAGCGGGCGTGGCGTGCAACACGTCACGGTGTCGAGCCAGGCGCGGCCCACGGTCATGGCCCTGGGGCGCTGGCGCTGGCCCCTGGCGGCGCTGGTCGGGGCCTTCGCGCTGCTGCTGACCCTGGTGCCGCTGGTGTTCCTGGTGGTCAGCAGCCTGATGCGCCGCTTTGGCTTCTTCAACCTGCGCCAGCCCTGGACGCTCGACCACTGGCACAGCGTGCTCGGCGATCCGATCTTTCTCGGCGCCGTGCGCAACACCCTGGTCATCGCCGCCGGCAGCGCGGTGTTGACCGCCGCCTTGAGCCTGGCAGTGGCTTATAGCATCGTCCGGTCGCGGCGCGCCGGGCGTGCGTTGCTGGAGTTTGCCGCCTGGCTGCCGTTCAGCATCCCCGGAGTGCTGGCGTCGCTGGCCATGCTCTGGCTGATCCTGCACAGCGGTCTGAACAGCCTGTACGGCTCGACCATCAGCCTGATCGTCACCGTCACCCTGGCTTCGATCACCCTTGGCGTGCAGTTGATCCGCAGCCAGCTGTTGCAACTGAGCAACGAGCTCGAAGAGGCCGCCTGGATCAGCGGCGCCTCGGCCTGGCGCGCGATCTGGAGCATCGTCGTGCCGCTGTGCGCACGCTCCATCGTGGTTGTCGCGGTCATGGCCTTTATCTCGGCGGCCCGCGACATCGGCCACCTGTCCTTGCTAGTCAGCAGCGACAACCAGCCGTTGTCGTTGCTGCAACTGCAATACATTGCCGAAGGGCGCTCCGAAGCCTCGGCGGTGATCGGCGTGCTCATCGCCGCCATGGCCATCGTCGCGGCGCTGATCGCCCGGCGTCTGGGCTACCGACCTGAAACCCGCCAGAGGTGA
- a CDS encoding GntR family transcriptional regulator yields MSKTTSPLGVIETVYQQLRVRLVTGQLRPGLRLKISQMAEELLVSTGVVREALTRLSAEGLVTATPQRGFSVAAMSAAELLDITRVRIEIEALCIRRSLSLGDIEWESAVVGAYHRLMHTPARDGHRFALPSAPWYSAHNHFHDSIVAACDSPWLLKLREQLYVQGERYRLIAASMIHHDERDLDHEHQQLLAAVTARDADLTVALIGTHFFSTAQNMLERGAEVWLEAD; encoded by the coding sequence ATGAGCAAGACCACTTCGCCCTTGGGCGTGATCGAAACCGTGTACCAGCAACTGCGCGTGCGCTTGGTCACCGGGCAACTACGCCCCGGCCTGCGCCTGAAAATCAGCCAGATGGCCGAGGAGCTGCTGGTCAGTACCGGGGTGGTCCGCGAGGCCCTGACGCGTCTGAGCGCAGAAGGGCTGGTAACGGCCACGCCACAACGGGGGTTCAGCGTGGCGGCGATGTCGGCCGCCGAACTGCTCGACATCACCCGCGTGCGCATCGAGATCGAGGCACTGTGCATTCGCCGCTCGTTGAGCCTGGGCGATATCGAATGGGAGTCGGCGGTGGTCGGCGCCTATCACCGCTTGATGCACACGCCGGCGCGCGACGGCCATCGCTTTGCCCTGCCCTCGGCGCCTTGGTACAGCGCGCACAATCATTTTCACGACAGCATCGTCGCGGCATGCGACAGCCCCTGGCTGCTCAAGCTGCGCGAGCAGTTGTACGTGCAGGGCGAGCGCTACCGGCTGATCGCCGCGTCGATGATCCACCACGACGAACGCGACCTCGATCATGAGCACCAACAACTGCTGGCGGCGGTGACCGCCCGCGATGCGGACCTGACGGTGGCGCTAATCGGCACACATTTTTTCAGCACCGCGCAGAACATGCTCGAACGTGGAGCCGAGGTGTGGCTGGAGGCCGACTGA
- a CDS encoding ABC transporter substrate-binding protein, translating to MSTGTATSASVPLTIALANFDRHLPFFLGWLPPAEGFHLQALDVGMSSLGRDGIDRHGRMLRDAEFDIAEVSLASYIMAKARGAAFTAVPVFPRRLFSANHIYVKAGNGIETPADLRGRRVAIRGWQVSLSVLAKGDLKTRHGVDWQDIHWIVEGAEQVAFADPRVRLEAMPAGARGAQLLLDGAVDAYIDPRPPRAVLEGQGGIRPLFIDQRRECLDYFAQRRCFPAMHVLAIRDDVAQRFAHLPQYLLEAWADAQHKTRHAYEDYAYTAMPLGRLAWQQSSADFGDGLFAAGLAANRDNLAWFIDYLVDQALLAAPIAVEQLFHPSVLHS from the coding sequence ATGAGCACAGGCACGGCGACCAGCGCTTCGGTGCCGCTGACCATCGCCCTGGCCAACTTCGATCGGCACCTGCCGTTCTTCCTCGGCTGGCTACCGCCCGCCGAGGGCTTTCACTTGCAGGCGCTGGACGTTGGCATGAGCAGCCTGGGGCGCGATGGCATTGATCGTCATGGGCGCATGCTGCGCGACGCCGAGTTCGACATCGCCGAAGTGTCGCTGGCCTCTTACATCATGGCCAAGGCGCGGGGCGCGGCGTTTACCGCGGTGCCGGTGTTCCCGCGGCGCTTGTTCAGCGCCAACCATATCTACGTCAAGGCCGGCAACGGCATCGAAACACCGGCTGACTTGCGTGGGCGGCGGGTGGCAATACGCGGTTGGCAGGTAAGCCTGTCGGTGCTCGCCAAGGGCGACCTCAAGACTCGCCATGGCGTCGACTGGCAGGACATCCACTGGATCGTCGAGGGCGCCGAGCAGGTCGCCTTCGCCGATCCGCGGGTGCGCCTCGAAGCCATGCCGGCCGGGGCCCGCGGCGCTCAGTTGCTGCTCGACGGCGCGGTGGATGCCTATATCGATCCGCGTCCGCCCCGAGCGGTGCTGGAAGGGCAGGGCGGCATACGTCCGTTGTTCATCGATCAACGCCGCGAATGCCTCGACTACTTCGCTCAGCGCCGCTGTTTCCCGGCCATGCACGTGTTGGCCATACGCGACGACGTGGCGCAGCGCTTCGCGCACCTGCCTCAGTACTTGCTAGAGGCCTGGGCCGATGCCCAGCACAAGACCCGTCACGCCTACGAAGACTACGCCTACACCGCCATGCCGCTCGGCCGCCTGGCCTGGCAACAGAGCAGCGCGGACTTCGGCGACGGGCTGTTTGCCGCCGGCCTGGCCGCCAACCGCGACAACCTCGCGTGGTTCATCGATTACCTGGTGGACCAGGCCCTGCTGGCGGCGCCTATCGCCGTCGAGCAGCTCTTTCACCCCTCAGTGCTGCACAGCTGA
- the leuD gene encoding 3-isopropylmalate dehydratase small subunit, translated as MSLQPFTQVSGKAAPILAANVDTDVIMPKQFLKGIDRAGLDRGLFFDLRFLPDGQPDPRFVLNQPAWRGARFLVVGPNFGCGSSREHAVWGLQQMGIRALIGSSFAGIFYDNCQRNGVLLITLEAAVVQGVGHVVSQPEQATIAIDLEAQQIRLANDQVIDFQIDTLRKTSLLLGLDAIGSTLQRREQILAFERRHLADNPWLR; from the coding sequence ATGAGCCTGCAACCCTTCACCCAGGTCAGCGGCAAGGCCGCACCGATCCTTGCCGCCAACGTCGACACCGACGTGATCATGCCCAAGCAGTTTCTCAAGGGCATCGACCGTGCCGGCCTCGATCGCGGGCTGTTTTTCGACCTGCGCTTCCTGCCGGATGGCCAGCCCGATCCACGCTTCGTGCTCAATCAGCCGGCCTGGCGAGGTGCCCGTTTCCTGGTGGTCGGGCCCAACTTCGGCTGCGGATCGAGCCGCGAGCATGCGGTCTGGGGCTTGCAGCAGATGGGCATCCGCGCGTTGATCGGCAGCAGTTTCGCCGGGATCTTCTACGACAACTGCCAGCGCAACGGCGTACTGCTCATCACCCTCGAAGCGGCCGTGGTGCAAGGGGTGGGACACGTGGTGAGCCAACCGGAGCAGGCGACCATCGCCATCGATCTGGAGGCGCAGCAGATTCGCCTGGCCAACGATCAGGTCATCGACTTCCAGATCGACACCCTGCGCAAGACCTCTTTGCTGCTGGGCCTGGACGCGATCGGCAGTACCCTGCAGCGCCGCGAACAGATCCTCGCATTCGAGCGCCGCCACCTGGCGGACAATCCCTGGCTGCGATAG
- a CDS encoding ABC transporter ATP-binding protein, which translates to MLEIRHITKSFDGQRVLDDLSLDIQRGEIFTLLGASGCGKTTLLRILAGLEQADRGAVYFAGQTWVDTEQKRLLAPQKRGIGLVFQSYAVWPHLSVFDNVAYPLRHRRLDRQVIQQKVLATLHSVGLQDYAQRPAHQLSGGQQQRVAMARALVGDPALLLLDEPFSNLDISLRKQLRQELKTLQQRLGLTVVLVTHDQDDAFALSDRIAVLRGGRVEQIGTAEQIHDQPATAFVQGFVGRGAQLRGRLMGDPQRVWLAGAQISLAAPAQLPADSPLALWIRPEDVHFSAAAGTDGPRLQGRVSHSVFAGDRYETYVQLRDQQWVMAYQSREALSAPGQQVDIAFTRQPHASPLAADQ; encoded by the coding sequence ATGCTGGAAATTCGTCATATCACCAAATCGTTCGACGGCCAGCGGGTGCTCGACGACCTCAGCCTGGACATCCAGCGTGGCGAGATCTTCACCTTGCTGGGCGCCAGTGGCTGCGGCAAGACCACCTTGCTGCGCATCCTCGCCGGCCTTGAGCAGGCCGACCGCGGTGCGGTGTATTTCGCCGGCCAGACCTGGGTCGACACCGAGCAAAAGCGCCTGCTCGCCCCGCAAAAGCGTGGCATCGGCCTGGTGTTCCAGAGCTACGCGGTGTGGCCGCATCTGAGCGTCTTCGACAACGTCGCCTATCCACTGCGCCACCGGCGCCTGGACCGCCAGGTCATCCAGCAAAAGGTCCTCGCCACGTTGCACAGCGTCGGCCTGCAGGACTACGCGCAACGCCCCGCTCATCAACTCAGTGGCGGCCAGCAGCAGCGCGTGGCCATGGCCCGGGCGCTGGTGGGCGACCCGGCCCTGCTGTTGCTCGACGAACCGTTCAGCAACCTCGATATCAGCTTGCGCAAGCAACTGCGCCAGGAACTCAAGACCTTGCAACAGCGCCTCGGGCTGACCGTGGTGCTGGTGACTCACGACCAGGATGATGCCTTTGCGTTATCCGATCGCATCGCCGTATTGCGCGGCGGCCGGGTCGAGCAGATCGGTACCGCCGAGCAGATCCACGACCAGCCCGCCACGGCTTTCGTGCAGGGGTTCGTCGGCCGCGGTGCGCAATTGCGCGGGCGTTTGATGGGCGATCCGCAGCGTGTCTGGCTGGCGGGGGCGCAAATCAGCCTGGCGGCCCCGGCGCAGTTGCCCGCCGACAGCCCGCTGGCGCTATGGATTCGCCCCGAGGACGTGCACTTCAGCGCTGCCGCCGGCACCGACGGGCCGCGCCTGCAAGGGCGGGTCAGCCACAGCGTGTTCGCCGGCGACCGCTACGAGACCTACGTGCAACTGCGCGACCAGCAATGGGTGATGGCTTACCAGTCCCGCGAGGCCCTCAGCGCGCCGGGCCAGCAGGTCGATATCGCTTTCACTCGCCAACCTCACGCCAGTCCGCTGGCGGCGGATCAATAG
- a CDS encoding LysR substrate-binding domain-containing protein: MTLKKDTVPLPEDLRVFLTVIRQHGFAAAAAELGQSPAYVSKRIQILETTLGTRLLHRTSRRTTLTEDGERVQRWALRILDDFVQLHDELADARALPNGHLHLCSSFGFGRNHVAPAVSLLAAQYPDLEIRLDLFDRTVDIVNEGFDLEIRVGDDIPGQHIGRQLVTNRRVLCAAPDYLQRRGTPQTLLELEQHDCLVIKERDNAFGLWELQRGAESTSVRVRGPLSSNNGEIVLQWALDGRGVLLRSLWDVRPMLEQGRLVQVLPNYSQPANVWAVYPTRLAYSGKLRACVEFLQEHFKTLST, encoded by the coding sequence ATGACCCTCAAGAAAGACACCGTGCCCCTTCCCGAAGACCTGCGGGTATTCCTCACCGTCATCCGCCAGCACGGTTTTGCCGCTGCGGCCGCTGAGCTGGGGCAGTCTCCCGCCTATGTGAGCAAACGCATCCAGATCCTCGAAACCACACTGGGCACGCGGCTGCTGCACCGCACCAGCCGACGTACCACCCTGACCGAAGACGGCGAGCGGGTGCAGCGTTGGGCGCTGAGGATTCTCGACGACTTCGTGCAACTGCATGACGAACTCGCCGACGCCCGCGCCCTGCCCAACGGCCATCTGCACCTGTGCAGCAGCTTCGGTTTCGGGCGCAACCATGTGGCGCCGGCCGTGTCGCTGCTGGCGGCGCAATACCCCGATCTGGAGATCCGCCTGGACCTGTTCGACCGCACGGTGGACATCGTCAACGAAGGCTTCGACCTCGAAATCCGCGTGGGCGATGACATCCCCGGCCAGCACATCGGCCGCCAATTGGTGACCAACCGCCGCGTGCTGTGCGCCGCGCCCGATTACCTGCAACGGCGCGGCACGCCGCAGACGCTCCTGGAGCTGGAGCAACACGACTGCCTGGTGATCAAGGAGCGTGACAATGCCTTTGGCCTGTGGGAGTTACAGCGCGGTGCCGAGAGTACCAGCGTGCGGGTGCGCGGGCCGCTGTCGTCGAACAATGGCGAGATCGTCTTGCAGTGGGCGCTGGATGGCCGCGGCGTGCTGTTGCGCTCGCTGTGGGATGTGAGACCGATGCTGGAGCAAGGTCGATTGGTGCAGGTGTTGCCCAACTACAGCCAGCCGGCCAACGTCTGGGCGGTGTACCCGACGCGGCTGGCGTATTCCGGCAAGCTGCGCGCTTGCGTGGAGTTTCTGCAGGAGCACTTCAAGACGCTGTCGACCTGA